From the Paenibacillus sp. R14(2021) genome, the window AATAACCGTGCCAACGACTTGTATTTCCTCCAGCCCTTGCCGATTTCGAAGGACCAGCTCAAGCACGTTCATCCCAATTACTTCTGCGAACAAGGCTTCGGCAAGCGTACCGTACGGATGTTTGTAGCCGTGCAATTCAAGAATGCGCTGCCGGAGCAAACGGTCGGAAATAACGGCCAATATTCGTTCGCGATCATCCGTATAGCCGAGTACCGCGCGGTTCAGGCTCTCGTTGTACTCGCGCCGTTCCTCTTCTGTTTCTCCTCTCTGCTGCGCCAAGTATGTCCGCACGTCCTCCGCGAGCCGCTTGAAGTCCTGCTGAGCAGCTGCGATCGAAACCGCCTCTTCCTCCCCGCCTCCTTCTCCAGCCCATAACGCAGCCGAGAAAGCAGCGGGCGAGAAGCGAATTTCCTCCTTTCTCGTCAAGAGCTCACCCCGCCCCGATGCGTCAGCAGCTTCTTATGCCAAGGCTGCACAACCGGCTTCGTCTGACGCCTCATCCCGTACGCTTCCGTTATAGCTTTCGCCGGCCCTTGCATCATTCGCTTTCCCCGATCGTTCTCGGTCAGCCATTCCTCCAACGTCCCGCTGTCCAGCTGCGTCAGCATTGAATCTGTCAGCGTCAGCTCACCAAGCATCGTCACGCCGAGCTCTTTGCCAATGTCCTTCACATGAAATCCTCCCTTGCTCCAAGGCGAATGAATAATGATGCTCTGAAATGACTCCAGCGAAAAGCCGTAAAGCGGCGAAAGCTGCCTCACCCAGCGCTGTCCATCTTCTTGAAAATGGGACAATGCACTTGTCGTGACGACGATTCTCGTACTCGCTCTTCGCAGCGCGCTTAGGGTTGCCGCATTATCCCAATAAGCCCCGACGTCGGCAACCACCATATCGAACGTATGCTGCGCTGTTTCCAGCACGTGATCGATTTCCTCGATCGTATAGAATTCCGCCTGATCCCGAAGCATGTTGCCGAACAGAACATGCAGACCCGGCTGTTTGCGGCATCGATGCATGGAGCGAAGCAGCTTGTCTGGATAAAGCGAGCGCGTCGCCATCTCCGGCCGCAGCGAATCGAGCGTGGCGGCGGGCTCATCAACACCCAGATACCGGTGCGTCTTCGCACTCTTCAAATTCAAGCATAAATAGCCGACGGTGCCGCCGCTTTCCTCTGCGATCCGGCAAGCTGCGGCAAATGCGGCAGCCGATGTTCCGATATTCGGCGTCGTTCCGACGAATGCAATGATCGGCGCCCCCTCCATACGCGCTGGAAGCCGACTCATCGCACCTGCTCCTTTGCAGGCGCGCCTGCATTCAGCGATTCCGAAGAGTATGCAATGACGACTTTGCTCCTCCCGCCCTTGCACAAGGCATCCAGCTGCAGCCACTGATCCTCCGTTAAATTCAAATTGATATAATCAATCATCCTGTTGGCATCCCGTCTCGAGGCGTACATGCCTTCCTTGTCTCCGTTTGCCAGCGACATCAAATTGGGATTCTTCGTATCGTCGATCTCCACGTTGCCGGCTGTCTTGACGGAAGCGACCGTAACCGGATCCTGGAATAACCGTGCGGAATTCACCGTCTCCCCAGACACATACAGCATGACCTTGTCTCCTGCCCGGATCCCATTCGAGATGGAAAGCACATAGTCCCTTGGAATGCCGAACGTCGACTGGCTCCTGCTTGGCAGCAGCCGGAACTTATCTAATTTCCAATCGAGCAGCGGTTCTCCCGCACCTAGAGGGACGACCACTTCCATCCCGCTCAGCTCGTCGCCGCGCACCGACATCTCCGGGCTGTACAAGGCTTTGGCAATCTGCTTCGTACCGAGCATGTCCGTCGTAAGCCGCTCACCCGCCGCGACAAACCGAACAGGCACAACAACACTGACCGTTTCCTGAAACTTAACCTGGCGCAGCTGCAGTACATATACGCCGTAAACCAGAAGACCTGATAGAAGCGCTGCTGCCGCTGAAATGACCATATTTCGTCTACGATTCATCCTGATCCCTTCCGCAGTGGAAGCGCCGATATATAAAAAAAAGAACGCAGGCCGGGCATGGTGCCCAAGCTTGCGTTCTTCGCATAGCGGTCGCTAATGATCTGCTCATATAATGTTGACCTCATAATAGCAGACA encodes:
- a CDS encoding SAF domain-containing protein is translated as MNRRRNMVISAAAALLSGLLVYGVYVLQLRQVKFQETVSVVVPVRFVAAGERLTTDMLGTKQIAKALYSPEMSVRGDELSGMEVVVPLGAGEPLLDWKLDKFRLLPSRSQSTFGIPRDYVLSISNGIRAGDKVMLYVSGETVNSARLFQDPVTVASVKTAGNVEIDDTKNPNLMSLANGDKEGMYASRRDANRMIDYINLNLTEDQWLQLDALCKGGRSKVVIAYSSESLNAGAPAKEQVR